From the genome of Vulgatibacter sp.:
GTGCCCTACTCCAACGAGGAGATCGACAAGGCCCCCGCCGCCTACCAGGCGCAGGCCGAGGGGATCGTCGCCGACCTGAAGGCGGGCGGCGTCGACGTGGCCTGGGATTCGAAGATGGTCGCGCTGATCGGCTACCTGCAGCGCCTCGGCAAGAACCCGGCGCCGGCGGCGCCCGACGCAGCGCCGGTGGCGCAGGCGGAGGCGCGCTGATGTACCAGGAGTTCTACCGGGACAGCGCGCTCCTCCACCTGCCGCTCTTCACCCTGATCTTCTTCGTCGCCTTCTTCGTCGCGGTGGTGGCGTGGGTCTTCGTGATGAACCGCAAGGACCGCTTCGAGCGCATGGCGCAGCTGCCGCTTTCCGAAGGACGCATCGGGAGTACGAACGATGAGTGAGATCAAGACGCCAGCACAGGCGAGCGAAGCCGGCGTGGATCTGGACACCGGCCACGAGTACGACGGCATCCGCGAGTTCGACAACAAGCTGCCGAATTGGTGGCTCGCCACCCTCTTCCTCACCGTCTTCTTCGGCGTGGGCTACTGGCTCTACTACCACACGCTGGCGGTGGGGCCGGGGCAGGTCGCCGCCTACGAGATGGAGATGGCCGAGGCCGCCACCATCGCCGCGGAGAAGGCGAAGGCCCGCGGCGCGATCACCGACGAGGTGCTCGTGGCCATGGCCGGCGACGCCAAGGTGATCGAGTCGGGCAAGGCGCTCTACGGCCAGTACTGCGCCGCGTGCCACGGCCCGGAGGCGGGCGGCCTCATCGGCCCCAACCTCACCGACGCCTACTGGCTCAACGGCAAGGGCGCGCCCACCGAGATCCGCCAGGTCGTCGCGGTGGGCGTCGCGGCGAAGGGCATGCCGGGCTGGGAGCAGATGCTCGGCGCGGAGAAGGTCGAGCAGATCACCGCCTTCGTCTACTCGCTCAAGGGGAAGAACGTCCCGGGCAAGGAGCCGCAGGGCGAGCTCGCGGCGAAGTAGCGCTTCGTCTGCGCGAAGGGGCGCGGCCAGATCCGGTGCGAGTTTGTGAAACAGACTCCGGGCGTGGCCGCGCTCTTGCAATTGCAGTGAACGCAAAGCGTTCACGAAAGCGCCGGGCTTGTCCGGCTGCAGCAGGAGCAAGCGGGTATGGCACGGGAAACAGGGCCGAACCTCGATCGCCTCTCCTCGATCAAGGAGGACGGTTCCCGGAACTTCATCCAGCCGGCAGACGTGAAGGGCCGCTTCGTCACCTGGCGGCGGATCGTCTACGCGACGCTCATCGCGATCTACGTCCTGCTCCCCTTCGTGAAGATCGGCGGACACCCGGCGGTCTTCCTCGACATCGAGGCCCGCCGCTTCTTCCTCTTCGGCGCCACCTTCAACGCACAGGACGCGTGGCTGCTCTTCTTCCTCCTCGCCAGCGTCGGCTTCGGCCTGCTCTTCTTCACCGCGTGGCTGGGCCGCGTCTGGTGCGGCTGGGCCTGCCCGCAGACGGTCTTCCTCGAGGGTGTCTACCGCCGGGTGGAGCGCTGGATCGAGGGGCCCCGCGAGAAGCGGATCCGCGCCAACGCTGGGCCGATGACGGCGGGGCTCTTCGCGAAGAAGGCGCTCAAGCACGCGGCCTTCGTCGCGATCTCGCTCCTCCTCGCCCACGTCTTCGTCAGCTTCTTCGTCTCGCTCGAGGCGCTCTTCGCCATGGTGCAGCGGGATCCCCGCGAGCATTGGGTGGCCTTCCTCTGGGTCTTCACCGTGGCGGCGCTGCTCTACTTCAACTTCGCCTGGTTCCGGGAGCAGCTCTGCATCGTGATCTGCCCCTACGGCAGGCTGCAGTCGGTGATGCAGGACGGCCATTCGCTGGTGATCGGCTACGACGTGCGCCGCGGCGAGCCCCGGGCGCGGATCACCCGGGCGGATCGCGAGAAGAAGATCGCGCTGCCGCAGGTCACGGGCGAGGCGCTCGCGGCGCCTGCTGCGACCACGGGGCTGGCGGCTCTCGCGGCGGAAGCTGCCGCCTTCACCCTGCCTGCTGCGGCGCCGGCGGCTGGCGCGCCGCCGAAGGGTGATTGCATCGACTGCCGCCGCTGCGTGGTGGTCTGCCCCACCGGCATCGACATCCGCAACGGCCTGCAGCTCGAGTGCATCGGCTGCGCCCAGTGCATCGACGCCTGCGACGAGGTGATGGACAAGGTCGGACGGCCCCGCGGGCTGATCCGCTACGACTCGCATGCAGGGCTCGCCGGCGAGCCGAAGCGCGTGGTGCGCGGGCGGCTCTTCGCCTACGGCGGCGCGCTGGCGGTGGCGATCCTCGCCCTCGCCTTCGGCAGCACCGTGGGCCGCAAGCCCTTCGAGGCGAACCTGCTCCGGGTGCGCGGCGCGCCCTACGTCCTCGAGGCGGGCAACATCCGCAACCAATACGAGCTCCACCTGGTGAACAAGAACGCGGCGGAGACCGAGTTCCGCATCAAGGTCGAGGTGCCGGCCGGTGCCCACGTCGTCCTGCCCCGCGAGACGGTGAAGCTGGGATCGCTCCAGAGCTTCCGGCTTCCGATCTTCGTCACGATGGAGGAGGCGGCCTTCACCGCGCCCTTC
Proteins encoded in this window:
- a CDS encoding CcoQ/FixQ family Cbb3-type cytochrome c oxidase assembly chaperone, giving the protein MYQEFYRDSALLHLPLFTLIFFVAFFVAVVAWVFVMNRKDRFERMAQLPLSEGRIGSTNDE
- a CDS encoding cbb3-type cytochrome c oxidase N-terminal domain-containing protein, producing the protein MSEIKTPAQASEAGVDLDTGHEYDGIREFDNKLPNWWLATLFLTVFFGVGYWLYYHTLAVGPGQVAAYEMEMAEAATIAAEKAKARGAITDEVLVAMAGDAKVIESGKALYGQYCAACHGPEAGGLIGPNLTDAYWLNGKGAPTEIRQVVAVGVAAKGMPGWEQMLGAEKVEQITAFVYSLKGKNVPGKEPQGELAAK
- a CDS encoding 4Fe-4S dicluster domain-containing protein → MARETGPNLDRLSSIKEDGSRNFIQPADVKGRFVTWRRIVYATLIAIYVLLPFVKIGGHPAVFLDIEARRFFLFGATFNAQDAWLLFFLLASVGFGLLFFTAWLGRVWCGWACPQTVFLEGVYRRVERWIEGPREKRIRANAGPMTAGLFAKKALKHAAFVAISLLLAHVFVSFFVSLEALFAMVQRDPREHWVAFLWVFTVAALLYFNFAWFREQLCIVICPYGRLQSVMQDGHSLVIGYDVRRGEPRARITRADREKKIALPQVTGEALAAPAATTGLAALAAEAAAFTLPAAAPAAGAPPKGDCIDCRRCVVVCPTGIDIRNGLQLECIGCAQCIDACDEVMDKVGRPRGLIRYDSHAGLAGEPKRVVRGRLFAYGGALAVAILALAFGSTVGRKPFEANLLRVRGAPYVLEAGNIRNQYELHLVNKNAAETEFRIKVEVPAGAHVVLPRETVKLGSLQSFRLPIFVTMEEAAFTAPFEVEVEVTDGASTRHKEVEARFLGPLTRRNGT